GGAGATGGCCACGTTCAACCCTTTGAGCAGCTCGCCACTTCCTCGACCCGTGTGAAAAACCGTCACGTACCATCGATCGTCACCCAGTAGATCTGAAAAAGCCAGCATGGCACCGCCCGTCGTACCCCAGAGCGCGCTCTGGCTGATACTAATGCCGCCATAGGCTATATCCAGACTGTAACGTCGATGGTAAGGTCGGCGCCGAACACCGCTCTCGGTCGAAAGACGTCCTGGCTGCCAGGGGGGATGGCTGCCCAGCAATGCCAGCGTGGCTTGCTGATACGGACGGACCAGGCGCTCGGCCACATTCGGGATATGGCGAATGGTGAACCGATAGTGCTCAAATGCACTGAAAAGCAGGTGTCCGTCAGACGTCCACACCGGATCGAAGGCGGCGGTGGCCAGATTGGTCAATCGGTAAAGGCGCCGCACCGGTGGCCCGACAGCCTGTGAACCCGTCTCGGGATAGATGGTCGCTACCGGACGGACGGGCAGCCGGGGGGTCACTTCGACCGCCCAGATGTTCTGTGGGCTAAAGCGACCGTCAGCCGTCATCACCGTACTGGCAAACACGACGTAACGGCCATCTGGGCTCCATCGGGGCTCCTGATCGCGCCGCCATCCGTCGGTAAGCTGACGTATCTGTCCCGTACTGAAGTCATAGAGAAACAGATTCATGCCATAATGCGCACCCCAGGCGGTACGATCCGAGGCAAACACCAGCAGGCGTCCATCCGGACTCCACGCGGGATCACGATCATCGTAAAGATCGCGCGTGAGCCGCTCAAGCTGGCCACTCGCGGTATCCAGCACATAAAGATCGATCCATCCACCGTCATCGATCGCACTGAAAGCCAGCCGCTTGCCGTCCGGACTCCATGTCGGACTGTAGAGCGCTACCAGTTGGGCAAACCGGTACGTGCTGACCAGCGCTTCCCGTTCCAGGTCGTACAGATGCAATGCATCTCCTGCACCACTCCGAGTCGTAAAGGCCAGAACGCCCGCCGACGACACGTCCATGCGATCTTCCAGCAAGCTCACCGATTCAAAGCGTTCGCTCCGGCCGATATGAATCAGCGCCCGCGGCGTACCTGTTGGTCGATAGGTCGCATCAACCGGAATCGCATACAGGCTGGTGTAGGTACCCTCGTTACCCAGGTAGTATACAAACCGCTGGCCATCACGCCGTCGGTAAACGACCGGTTTTGTGCTGAATCCCCGTGCCACGACCGCTCGGGAAGCCAGTGAAGGAAGCGTTCGATGCGGCAGCATCGGCAGATAGCGCCGCTGCAACCAGCGCGCCCAGCGATCTGATATCCTGTAGAAATCTTCGCCCAGCACGTGCTCCATCACACGCCGAAAGTCACGGTCAATCCAGAATTGCTCGATCAACTCCAGGAGTTTTTCCTCGCCGTAGGTCTCGGCAATGAAATGGCAAAGCGCCTCCCCCTCTTTGTACATGAGAAAGGTGCCATAGGTGCGGTACATGTTTTCCAGGGGTACCAGGTAGTTCGCATAGAGCGCATCCCGCAAGATCATCTCGTGCCGGTCGTCGGGTGGTCCCGACCAGTACTCAGCCAGCCCTTCGGTGAACCACAGGGGCAGATAGCGATCGGGAGGCATCCGATGATCACGCAACACCTGCAGCGCCCGATGGAACGTAAACACGTGGACGAGTTCGTGCCAGATCACGCGCCGAAAACGATAGAGATTCCCGCTGGCCGGGATCACCACCCGCCCTTTGATCAGCTCGAAAAAGCCCGCCACGCCCTCCGGGATGAAGCCCGGTATCGTGTTTGTCTGTTGGAAATGATAAGGTGCCGCATAAAAAATAATCGGTATGCGTTGTGGCAGGACATGGTTAAAGCGCTGCTGAAGTATGCGATAAGCCTCCTCAGCAAAATAGGCCCCATGCTCGGCCAGGGCCTGCATCCGGGGATAATAGTAGATGTCAAAGTGCTCCGTCTGCAACACATGCCAGTCAAAGCGCTCGTACTGGATCTTGTTTTTTCCGAAATGTGCCTCATAGAATTGAGCTGACGCGTTCAATGGCGCCAGCACACACAATCCTAACCCCACCAGCAATACGCGCATGGTGCCCGATGCCCACAGATGCCTCCGGTTGCTGCCTTCATCATCTGTTCACAGGCTACGCTGGTCAACAGCAACCGTTCCGGCCAGTCCCGCATATCCCCATGCTCCCATAGACCACGGCTCGTGCTGCTGGCTCAGCCCGACGGTTACGGACTCAACACATGCGCTTACATATTTCGGCGATACTCACCGCCTACTTCGAACAGGGCCTGGGTGATCTGGCCCAGCGAGCAGTAGCGCACGGTCTCCATCAACTCGGCGAAGACATTCTCACCCCGACGGGCTACCTGCTGGAGGCGTTCCAGCATACGCGGTGCCCGATGCGCATGGCGTCGCTGGAAGGCCCGCAGACTTTCGAGCTGATGCCGCTTTTCTGCTTCGTGCGAGCGCATCAGGGCCGTGGGTGCGTCATGCGACTCACCGTTTTTCGGCAGAAACGTATTCACCCCAATGATCGGCAGCTCACCGCTATGCTTTTTGCGCTCATACAACAGGGATTCTTCCTGAATCTTGCCGCGCTGATACATCGACTCCATCGCTCCGAGTACGCCGCCGCGGCGGTCGAGCCGTTCGAACTCTTGCAGTACTGCCTCTTCGACCAGATCGGTCAATTCTTCGATGATAAAGCTCCCCTGCAGCGGGTTTTCATTCTTTGCCAGCCCGAGCTCCTTGTTGATGATGAGCTGAATGGCGATGGCGCGGCGTACACTTTCTTCCGTCGGCGTCGTGATGGCTTCATCGTAAGCATTGGTGTGTAGTGAGTTGCAGTTATCGTAGATGGCCATCAGTGCCTGTAGGGTCGTGCGAATATCGTTGAAGGCAATCTCTTTGGCGTGCAGACTGCGTCCGGAAGTCTGAATATGGTACTTGAGCTTCTGACTGCGCTCATTGGCACCGTAGCGGTCGCGCATCGCCACTGCCCAGATACGCCGGGCAACCCGTCCGATCACGCTGTATTCCGGATCCATGCCGTTTGAGAAGAAGAAGGACAGGTTCGGCGCAAAGTCGTCGATATGCATGCCCCGGCTCAGGTAGTATTCCACATAGGTGAAGCCGTTGGCCAATGTCAGGGCCAACTGCGTGATTGGATTGGCGCCAGCTTCGGCAATGTGGTAGCCTGAAATGGAAACCGAATAGAAGTTACGGATCTTGTGATCGATAAAATACTGTTGCACGTCGCCCATCAGACGCAGGGCAAACTCGGTCGAAAAAATGCAGGTATTCTGCGCCTGATCCTCTTTCAGGATATCGGCCTGCACGGTGCCTCGTACCACGGAGAGCGCCCGGGCTTTGATGTTCTCGTAAGTTTCTCGGTCAAGCAGTCCCCATTCGACTAACTCTGCACCATTGGTGCCCAGCAGGCCCAGTCCCGTGCCATCGTGCGTAGGGGGCAGGCTATCGAGGCGTCCCTGCGGGCCAAAGGGCACGTAACGCGGGCGGTCGTCGCCCAGCCGCTCGGCAAGGACCCGTTCGACCTCTTCCCAGCGCCCGATCTCTCGCAGGTAATACTCCACCTGCTGATCAATGGCTGTGTTCAAGAACATAGCCAGGATCATAGGCGCCGGTCCGTTGATGGTCATCGACACGCTCGTTTTCGGATCACACAGGTTAAAGCCCGAATAGAGCTTCTTCATATCGTCGAGCGTGCAGATCGAGACACCGGCGTTGCCGATTTTACCATAGATATCCGGGCGCTCATCCGGATCACGTCCGTAGAGTGTGACAGAGTCGAAGGCGGTTGACAGGCGCTTGGCTGCCATGCCTTCGGAAATGTAGTGGAAGCGACGGTTGGTACGCTCGGGCGTCCCCTCGCCCGCAAACATGCGCGTCGGTTCCTCTTCCGTACGTTTGAAGGGGTATACACCGGCCGTATAGGGAAAGTAGCCAGGCAGATTCTCCAGCAGCGCAAAGCGCAGGCGTTCGCCCGGGTCTTCATAGCGCGGAAGTGCTACCCGCGGCACCCGGGTGCCAGCCAGCGACGTGTGATAAAGCGGTGTAGAGATCTCCCTGTCACGTACCTTATAGGTGAACGTCTCCTGGCGGTAGCGTTCGGCCGTCGCATCCCATTCCTCCAGAATGCGCTTGCAACGGGCATCAAGCTTGTCCCACCAGTGGCGAATCATCTGATCCAACCGCTCCAGCAGCACCTCTCGGTCCTCAGGCGCCCAGTGTTCTACCTGGCGCCGGGCCCCTACCGCCTCCCCCCACTTTCGGGCATAGGCTACCTGTGCTTCGACCCACTTTCGATAGTTACGACAGGTCTCAACAATTTCGCCCAGGTAGCGCTCTCGCTTCGGAGGAATGATGGCCAGTTTTTCGGGATCCACCTCGGGAAGTTCATCCGGCTTAAACAGGCGAGAGGTCCTTCCAAAGCGAAAACGTTCGTTGAGCAGCTCAAGCAGTGCCAGGTAGAGGCGTGTCGTGCCTGGATCGTTAAAATGCGAGGCCATGGTCGGGAAGACCGGCATGGCCTCCAGCGGCTGATCGAAGGCGCCCCGGTTGCGCTGTACCTGTTTGCGAATATCCCGCAGGGCATCCTGGCTGCCTCGTTTTTCGAACTTATTCAGCACAATCAGATCTGCCAGATCCAGCATGTCGATTTTTTCGAGCTGGGTCGAGGCACCGTAGTCCTGCGTCATCACATAGAGGGTTACGTCGGCTAGATCTACAATTTCCGTATCGCTCTGGCCAATACCAGCCGTCTCGATAAAGATCAAATCGAAGCCGGCCGCCCGGCACACTTCGATCGCCTCCTTCAGCGACTCGGAGATGGACCGATGGGCCCGGCGCGTAGCGAATGAGCGCATGTAAACACGGTCGCCGTGCTCGCCGTAGAGTGCATTCATGCGGATGCGGTCGCCCAGTAGCGCCCCTCCTGTACGTCGCCGTGTAGGATCGACCGAAAGCACCGCAATGTGGAGATCCTCAAAGTCGTTCAAAAAGCGACGAATCAGCTCATCGGTCAGCGTCGATTTGCCGGCGCCGCCGGTACCCGTGATGCCCACCACCGGAGCCGTACGCACTTCGGCAGCCGGCACCCCATCCCCTCCGGCCGGCTCAGGAATCAGATGGGCCGGTACATGCTCCAGCAGCCGCGATTCGATTGCTGTCAGCACGCGGGCCAGCGCTTTTTTGTCGCGCTGCCGGACGCGTTCCCATGCCTCCTCCTCAAGCTGGCGCACCGTTGGGAAGTCGCACTGTTCCAGCATGTAGTTGACCATCCCCTGCAACCCCATGCGCAGCCCGTCTTCCGGCGAAAAGATCTTGCAGACACCATAGGCTTCCAGCTCTCGGATTTCCTCGGGCACGATCACGCCACCGCCCCCACCGAAGACTTTGATGTGCGCAGCACCCCGCTCACGCAACAGGTCAATCATGTATTTAAAGAACTCCATATGTCCGCCCTGGTAGCTCGAGACCGCTATCCCCTGCACATCCTCCTGAATGGCCGTCTCGACAATCTCATGTACGGAACGGTTATGCCCCAGGTGAATGACTTCAGCCCCACTGGCCTGCAGCAACCGACGAATCAGGTTAATGGCAGCGTCGTGCCCATCGAAGAGGCTGGCAGCTGTAACAAAACGAATGCGGTGCTTGGGTTTATAGACACGCGGTTCCATAGCCCATTTCGATTTTTGCAAGCGCTTCCGTCCATAAAAAACAATGAACCCTGCTACAATGATTCAATCAGCCGATCAATAATACCACGGAAATCTGGAATAGTCCGGACGGCGCTTCTCCAGGAAGGCGTCTCGTCCTTCCTGTGCCTCTTCGGTCATATACGCCAGACGCGTGGCTTCGCCAGCGAACAACTGCTGGCCGATGAGTCCGTCGTCGATCAAATTAAAAGCATATTTGAGCATTCGAATGGCCGTCGGGCTTTTCTGGTTAATCGCGGCGGCCCATTCCAGGGCAACCTCTTCAAGTTGTTCGTGGGGGACCACGGCGTTGACCATCC
Above is a window of Rhodothermus sp. DNA encoding:
- a CDS encoding DPP IV N-terminal domain-containing protein produces the protein MRVLLVGLGLCVLAPLNASAQFYEAHFGKNKIQYERFDWHVLQTEHFDIYYYPRMQALAEHGAYFAEEAYRILQQRFNHVLPQRIPIIFYAAPYHFQQTNTIPGFIPEGVAGFFELIKGRVVIPASGNLYRFRRVIWHELVHVFTFHRALQVLRDHRMPPDRYLPLWFTEGLAEYWSGPPDDRHEMILRDALYANYLVPLENMYRTYGTFLMYKEGEALCHFIAETYGEEKLLELIEQFWIDRDFRRVMEHVLGEDFYRISDRWARWLQRRYLPMLPHRTLPSLASRAVVARGFSTKPVVYRRRDGQRFVYYLGNEGTYTSLYAIPVDATYRPTGTPRALIHIGRSERFESVSLLEDRMDVSSAGVLAFTTRSGAGDALHLYDLEREALVSTYRFAQLVALYSPTWSPDGKRLAFSAIDDGGWIDLYVLDTASGQLERLTRDLYDDRDPAWSPDGRLLVFASDRTAWGAHYGMNLFLYDFSTGQIRQLTDGWRRDQEPRWSPDGRYVVFASTVMTADGRFSPQNIWAVEVTPRLPVRPVATIYPETGSQAVGPPVRRLYRLTNLATAAFDPVWTSDGHLLFSAFEHYRFTIRHIPNVAERLVRPYQQATLALLGSHPPWQPGRLSTESGVRRRPYHRRYSLDIAYGGISISQSALWGTTGGAMLAFSDLLGDDRWYVTVFHTGRGSGELLKGLNVAISRVQLHRRTNVGYGIYRFAGLRFDLTDPDAAAEYPLLWEELVGTYGALSYPLSTFRRLELHTALAWSDKRVAIRGIRRRALLLSNALAFVHDHALYGANGPVAGWRANLTLGYTTDLRYANVSYYTLSLDVRHYLRLTRNVTLASWGLLRFNEGREARLWFLGGSWDLRGFPLFNVRGRKLWFTSHELRFPILEAPSLYMPLLAPFGIANLRGALFFDAAHVWNDRYDRREPQLYTGETIGAIGLGFRLNLLGGLVLRYDMGYRYRKGFRDRERFFRQFFFGWDF
- a CDS encoding methylmalonyl-CoA mutase family protein — its product is MEPRVYKPKHRIRFVTAASLFDGHDAAINLIRRLLQASGAEVIHLGHNRSVHEIVETAIQEDVQGIAVSSYQGGHMEFFKYMIDLLRERGAAHIKVFGGGGGVIVPEEIRELEAYGVCKIFSPEDGLRMGLQGMVNYMLEQCDFPTVRQLEEEAWERVRQRDKKALARVLTAIESRLLEHVPAHLIPEPAGGDGVPAAEVRTAPVVGITGTGGAGKSTLTDELIRRFLNDFEDLHIAVLSVDPTRRRTGGALLGDRIRMNALYGEHGDRVYMRSFATRRAHRSISESLKEAIEVCRAAGFDLIFIETAGIGQSDTEIVDLADVTLYVMTQDYGASTQLEKIDMLDLADLIVLNKFEKRGSQDALRDIRKQVQRNRGAFDQPLEAMPVFPTMASHFNDPGTTRLYLALLELLNERFRFGRTSRLFKPDELPEVDPEKLAIIPPKRERYLGEIVETCRNYRKWVEAQVAYARKWGEAVGARRQVEHWAPEDREVLLERLDQMIRHWWDKLDARCKRILEEWDATAERYRQETFTYKVRDREISTPLYHTSLAGTRVPRVALPRYEDPGERLRFALLENLPGYFPYTAGVYPFKRTEEEPTRMFAGEGTPERTNRRFHYISEGMAAKRLSTAFDSVTLYGRDPDERPDIYGKIGNAGVSICTLDDMKKLYSGFNLCDPKTSVSMTINGPAPMILAMFLNTAIDQQVEYYLREIGRWEEVERVLAERLGDDRPRYVPFGPQGRLDSLPPTHDGTGLGLLGTNGAELVEWGLLDRETYENIKARALSVVRGTVQADILKEDQAQNTCIFSTEFALRLMGDVQQYFIDHKIRNFYSVSISGYHIAEAGANPITQLALTLANGFTYVEYYLSRGMHIDDFAPNLSFFFSNGMDPEYSVIGRVARRIWAVAMRDRYGANERSQKLKYHIQTSGRSLHAKEIAFNDIRTTLQALMAIYDNCNSLHTNAYDEAITTPTEESVRRAIAIQLIINKELGLAKNENPLQGSFIIEELTDLVEEAVLQEFERLDRRGGVLGAMESMYQRGKIQEESLLYERKKHSGELPIIGVNTFLPKNGESHDAPTALMRSHEAEKRHQLESLRAFQRRHAHRAPRMLERLQQVARRGENVFAELMETVRYCSLGQITQALFEVGGEYRRNM